Sequence from the Fragaria vesca subsp. vesca linkage group LG4, FraVesHawaii_1.0, whole genome shotgun sequence genome:
CCTTTACCCTAAGTCCTACCTGATGCCCAATACTATACTAAACAGCACTATACGTGGAAGCGCATTTCTGAGTGTAGTGTTTCAACTGTTTTTGAACTGTGACACTTTTCATATTATACATTGCTAGAACCCTACATTTATCGCCTCATCATGACCGACTCAAGGTTCCCAACAGCAACTATCTAAAAGGTAAAACCTCTCCTTGACGCATCCCACTTGATTGACCATGTTACATTGGCGCAGCTACTACCTTAATGTTTGTATTGCATTTTCCAAGATAGACGCACAGGTCATTAAGTTACTAGGTTACATTTTTCCTACTGGTTCAGGAATAACGCATAAAGAGTTTGATGTCCACAAGAAAATAGCGCATAAAATACAACTTACAAACAAGCAAAAAATAGGTAGACAGTCTTGTATAATCTAACTTAATGGCAACGAATGCGAAACTAGCTAAAGATATCACATCCTACAAACGAACAAGTAACACAAAACTAAATAGCTCATGTATCTCAAATGCAGAGGAAAATTTATCCATGGCTTTGATTGGGTAAACTAACTTAGCAGAGGAGGATATATGAAACATACCTGGTAAGAAGGCCCAAAAGCAATCCCGGTGACCTTGGCTTGGTCCTCCCTCGGCCGATTCTTCATCAACTCATCCTGCTTAACCTCAAGTATTTCAGTCGGAACATCATTCCTCCTTCTCTTCCCACTCACTCTAACACCAGCATCACCTGACATACCCATCACCGCAGCTTGCGACCCATCTGCCCATTCATTCCCATGCTTTCCAGCATAACCACTATACCCACCATAACCACCATAGCTCAAAGCATCACTGCCACTAACACCAGTTTGTAACTGAACCCCCGAATCCACATTATGATCAACACCATATTGGTAACTCTCATAACCACCATAACCTTCATAGCTCTCCACATTCGGATCGAAATTCGAATTATCATAACTAGCTACATTCTCATTCTGATCCAACCCCACATCGCTCTCCACTTTAAACGACGACTCCGTTTCAACAATGGCTCTTCTCCCGGAGCCTGCACCAGAACCCAAACCGGAACTCACACCCAGCGTTGCGGAGTTCCTCGGCGCCGGAATAGCCGACAAGAACGACGTCACGGACTGAGGCTGCGCCGACGAGGCCTCCGACGCTTTCCGCCGCCGGCGCTCTTCTTCCTCATTGTCGTCGTCGTCGTCTTCGTCGAGATGGGTCGAATTGGCGAAGATGGGAGGCTTGAACTGGACGACCCTTTTGGGGATTTGGAGAGAAGAAGAGGAATTGGAGATGGGTTTGTTAGGGATTTTGGGTTTGATATCTTGGGGTTCGAGTTTAGGTTTGGGGAGAGAAGAGAAAAGGGAGGATCTTGATGTGGGTTTTGGAGGAGGAAGAGAATTGAACAAGGATGACGGTTTGGGTTTGGGGAGAGAAGAAGAAGAAGGAGATGAAGGGTTTGGGGGTGGTTGAAGTTGGGGTTTTTGGTCTTCTTCTTCGTCGGAAGAGGCGTAGCTTGCTAGCAGAGAGTCCATGAGAGAGAGAGAGAGAGAGAGAGCGAGATGGAGAAACAAGGCGAGGGAAGAAGAAAAAGAGAGGGCTCTCTCTCTGCTGCGGCGGTCAAGCTGGAATTTTATTAGAGATTAAAGCAATCGAAACTAAATTATTCAATAAAAAAACAATTGAAATTAAAAAAAATAAAAAATTTAAGAAAAACGGTCCACTCTCAATTTTAGTATTTCAAGTTTCAAAACAAACAAAAATAGTACATGACATTTAAAAACTAACACACTTTTAGCACATGCACCGTTAACTCTATATAATTTCTCATTTTTCAAATGGTGGTTTCAAGTTTTCTCCATTCTCTTTTTCTTTATATTATATTATCTTTTTCTTTTATCTATTTATATACTCTCTTTTTTTTGTGAATATTTTTGGGCATATAACACAAAACTACCATTTGTAAATATAAATGATAAAAAAATCTTTAATTGTTCCACATGATAAAAAGGTAACTCCAAAACATATTAAATGATAAAATGGTTACCTCTAAAGTTATTAAATGATATAACAGTCCATCTGATATTTTTTATTGACGCTTATACCCTTTTTTCTTCCCCGTCTCTCTAAGATCAATGAGCGTATCAAGGATCTGAAAACTCGACCCCTAAAAGCGCGACGGAGACCCGCCCTTTCTCACGGCGTCGTACCGATGGACATAGCTTCCTCTCAGCGTCGCAGTCATGTCTGTGGCTTTGGGATGACGAGCTCCGGTGAAAGAGAATCGAAGCTCGAATGTTTCTCGGCATCTTCGGAAAATTTTTCAACTCCGACCACGACTGCAATCGAGACCGATGGCGGTAGCTTCATCTTGACGAGGTAAAGAAGTATGTTGTAGTTTCACTTCACCTCCTTATTGAACTTGAGTTTGGTTGAATTTTGAAGATCTGAGATTATGGATTTGGATAGGTTTGAAGATTTGGGATTATGGATTTATGGGGCGCTGCTCAGTTGCCATATGATTATGACTCATCTATGCATGCGTTTTTTCTTAGAGAGAGAGAGAGAGAGAGAGAGAGAGAGAGAGAGAGAGAGAGAGAGTACGTACCATGATGGAAGAGAAGCGTGGATTGATGGGCAGGAAGACATTTTTCAGAAGTGAAATGGTTTGTAAATCGTCGATGGGAACTTGAAATTCCAAAACGGCAAGAATTGAAAGAGATAAGACAGAGCTATTGATGAATTGAGAGCCGGGGCTCACCGGCTCTTGTAGTAGTCCTTCTTCGCCAAACTCCATTTTAGTTGATTCTAGCTCGCTCTCTGCAGGTATGTGTGTGTGTGTGCGCGTGTGGCCGGTACTGCACCTTTTTTGTACGTACGTAACTATATATAATACCACAGACTCTATGATGCTAGCTGGATATNNNNNNNNNNNNNNNNNNNNGAGAGAGAGAGAGATTTGCCGAGGCATTGCTTGGGTGAGCTTGGGTGAGAGTGTGAGGCAACTACTACTACTTCCATCTTCTTCCTTGTTCATCAGATTCAGAGTGAAGAGATAGCTTGATTAAAGAATGGAGAACACTCTTACAAAAGTTATTGGGAGCTCTTGGATTGCTAAGAAAGCAAAGGAAGAGATCAACAACATCACAGATGACCTCTCTGTAAGTACTCACATGCAGATCGATCGAGTTTCACACTTTCTAATTTCTTCTTCTCTTTATCATGGGTACATACCTAAATAGGGCTTTACGCTTTTACCTATTTGAATGATATAAATTGATATCTACAAAGAGTTGGTTTTGGTTCAATGGGATTAGATAGTTGAAGATTGTGGGGTTCTAACAATGATGCTTTTGGTGTTCTACCCTTTAGTTCCCCTGTTACCAATCTTCATGGCTGATTTTCTGTCATGCATCTTAAAGGGCTTTCTTTGGTGTTTGATCGATATTTTAGTAATTTGCTTTAGCATTTAGGTTGATTCACGCATTTGTATGTACGTGTTGTCTCGTACTATTCAATTTCATGTGATGAATATATATATATGAATATACAGTATTGCATAATGATTCCTTATGCAACTCTTAACTCAATCTTGTTATTTTCTGTTGGTAATTTCAGTCAATCTCAAACGCTATATATAGAGGGAAAGGCGAAATGGGTGTTCAACAAGCTTAAAGGTATGCTGCTGTTTTGAACTTTCTGAGCTCATTCTAGTGAACCTTAACTGCAAAGAAACTGTTTGTCATATCAAGATTTATCGATTCCTCAACGTTTGTCCTTTTGAAATTTCAGATGTTCTTTAATTCATCTTTCTTTAATTGGGGGACTTTTAACACTCGAGAGGGAATAGGCACTTTAATTTTATTAGAATTTGAACAATGCACCATAGAGACAATTTAGCAAGACTCTAAGCAAGTCCTGCATAATGCAAGGATATAAAAACTGAGATGATAGAAGAGGTTCGTCTTTGTTCTGACAAACAATCTGCCTAACCATCTTAATGAGCTTATAAGAGTACTTCCTAAGAATATTAATTAACTTATCATAGTATCAGATTACTAGAGATCAATATTGGAGAGAATGAATCTGGAACAATTTTTAAGAGATGGCACCCTTAGGACTAATTATTGAATTTTTGGTGATCATATATATGGTTTGAGTTACAGCAGCAATTGGCTTTGGGAATCATGCCTGAGTTAAAGCATCTAATGATTCGCTTGAGGAATCATGCCTGGCTTAGCTTTGCTGGGGATTAGGTATTCTTCTGTGGTATCTTGCTATGTTGAACTGCAATTACAAAGCGTATATAGGCTCTGGTTTTTAGTGATTTCTTCAATTGTTGATAACTAGTTTCCTCTCTAGCTATTCTTCTAAAGTATAAGCAGAGTTTGTAGTATTGTAGCTTGTTTTCTAGTTAGATGTTATTGTTAATATGTGTCTAATATACAAGTTATTGTTAGTATCTGTCCAAACTCATGTTCTCTCTTTCGCAGGTATTTGCATATGCACTGTTTCTCCAGCAAATTAATGTCTAATGCTCTCTTTCTTTGATGTTTTGGGGGTTCTCTTTTTGGTTTCGAAGCCAAATTCCTCGGCACCCTTCTCCAGCAAGCCAACGAAGACCAGGAGGTTGACGAACCAGGCGGGAATGACAAAGAGCCTGCGGAGGAGTCAAAGGGATTGATGAGTCAAGGCGAGAGAGAATCATTTGGATTTGAACAGTTACATGATTAGTTATATGAACAGTTACATAATCAGTTACATTGCTTTCAACAGTTACTTTAGTTACATATTATCATTTGGATTGTGTAATTATTATGTGTACCTGACTTGTGTAACTACATTAAACTACTTATATAACTATCCATGTAACTATAGATGGTCAGCTACATTTGCATTTACTAGTTACATGTCCAGTTACTTTTGCATTTGAGTATGTTGTTATGGCCAAAAAGCATAAAGTGTCCATCGCGGTTCAACAACAAGCTAAAACCAACGGAACGTTGCTGTCGCGGTG
This genomic interval carries:
- the LOC101296277 gene encoding uncharacterized protein LOC101296277 translates to MDSLLASYASSDEEEDQKPQLQPPPNPSSPSSSSLPKPKPSSLFNSLPPPKPTSRSSLFSSLPKPKLEPQDIKPKIPNKPISNSSSSLQIPKRVVQFKPPIFANSTHLDEDDDDDNEEEERRRRKASEASSAQPQSVTSFLSAIPAPRNSATLGVSSGLGSGAGSGRRAIVETESSFKVESDVGLDQNENVASYDNSNFDPNVESYEGYGGYESYQYGVDHNVDSGVQLQTGVSGSDALSYGGYGGYSGYAGKHGNEWADGSQAAVMGMSGDAGVRVSGKRRRNDVPTEILEVKQDELMKNRPREDQAKVTGIAFGPSYQPVSAKGKPTKLHKRKHQIGSLYFDMKQKEMELQERRSRGFLTKAETQAKYGW